One window of Candidatus Nitrospira kreftii genomic DNA carries:
- a CDS encoding Nucleotide pyrophosphohydrolase, whose amino-acid sequence MISSDLLTALLQFRRKRNWEQFHTPKNLAISLSIEAAELLEIFQWKTNEEIAALIASESKQQVLDEVADVTIMLSYLCHDLDIDLNAAVRSKLEKNEVKYPVEKAFGNSRKYSEC is encoded by the coding sequence ATGATCAGCAGCGACTTACTCACAGCACTTCTTCAGTTTAGGCGGAAGCGCAACTGGGAACAGTTTCACACACCAAAAAACTTGGCAATTTCCCTCTCAATAGAGGCGGCTGAATTGCTCGAGATTTTCCAGTGGAAGACCAATGAAGAAATTGCAGCTCTGATTGCCAGTGAGTCGAAGCAGCAAGTTCTGGATGAAGTAGCAGACGTCACGATCATGCTTTCCTATCTGTGTCATGATCTTGACATAGACTTGAATGCAGCAGTGCGTTCAAAACTCGAAAAGAACGAAGTCAAGTATCCTGTTGAAAAGGCTTTCGGAAACTCCAGGAAATATAGCGAATGCTAA
- a CDS encoding Restriction endonuclease, putative restriction endonuclease, with protein sequence MRIEKFRVKRPREHDPIIGCTILANPFFFERNAWIPAPSDWSSNIVQGKTYDTNQEVGRDLWGKVQERFQTTHIQQQTGKTNNPPVAAEEAARYGAEFLTRARLGQGAFRVLVTEAYARRCAVTGERTLPALEAAHIRPFSKSGPNLIANGMLMRSDLHKLFDLGYISVTPDLHVEVSRKIKEEYENGRDYYALHGKMLTVTPAAPNDRPSGQFLQWHNQNVYLG encoded by the coding sequence TTGAGAATTGAAAAATTCCGAGTCAAGAGGCCGCGAGAGCATGACCCTATTATTGGCTGCACTATTCTGGCGAACCCGTTTTTCTTTGAGAGAAACGCCTGGATCCCTGCTCCATCCGATTGGTCGTCAAACATCGTTCAGGGCAAGACCTATGACACCAATCAAGAAGTGGGACGAGATTTATGGGGCAAGGTTCAGGAGCGGTTTCAGACAACTCATATCCAGCAACAAACCGGCAAGACGAACAACCCTCCAGTGGCAGCTGAAGAAGCAGCGAGGTATGGAGCTGAATTCTTGACGCGGGCAAGGTTGGGTCAAGGTGCTTTTCGAGTTTTAGTTACAGAAGCGTACGCCCGTCGCTGTGCGGTTACAGGAGAGCGAACTTTGCCAGCACTAGAGGCGGCTCATATTAGGCCATTCTCCAAATCAGGCCCCAACCTGATAGCAAACGGCATGTTAATGCGGTCGGACCTCCATAAGCTCTTCGACCTTGGATACATCTCAGTTACTCCCGACCTTCACGTCGAGGTTAGTCGAAAGATCAAGGAAGAATATGAGAACGGGCGAGACTATTATGCCTTGCACGGGAAGATGTTGACTGTAACTCCAGCTGCTCCGAACGATCGGCCTTCAGGTCAGTTTCTCCAGTGGCATAATCAAAACGTGTACCTCGGCTAA
- a CDS encoding Ribonuclease VapC, translated as MKRFLEHAPSEQLFLTEFSLYSLGILLTRRNLHDIFLRTVEDLLFTGRMALLRLVPADLADVTRRSKQFGLDFNDAYQYVTADKHNLVIVSFDADFDRTERGRKTPQAVLHA; from the coding sequence GTGAAGCGATTTCTGGAGCATGCTCCTTCGGAGCAGCTTTTCCTGACCGAATTCTCGCTCTATTCATTGGGCATCTTGCTAACTCGCCGAAATCTTCACGATATCTTCCTGCGGACCGTCGAAGACTTGCTCTTTACCGGCCGCATGGCTTTACTACGGCTGGTTCCAGCCGATCTAGCCGATGTTACACGGCGCTCGAAACAGTTCGGACTCGATTTCAACGATGCCTATCAGTACGTGACTGCCGACAAACACAATTTAGTCATCGTGAGCTTCGATGCCGATTTCGACCGAACTGAGCGGGGCAGAAAGACTCCTCAGGCAGTTTTGCACGCCTGA